From a region of the Methanolinea sp. genome:
- a CDS encoding CBS domain-containing protein, translated as MKTASDFLVDIPLLQNEDLVTKARKIMREDIYRELYVHDGQRKLLGYIDITDVLRVTATKSNVTIKGYVKEITPVSPGDHVDSVLVAIRNSATDSVPVVDGQNIILGGVLLSELFPVAITTHKLQGSVKDCMSRNVITCSTDDTAQRIHNLITESGFTAFPVVKRRRLVGMISRRDLLKDGRWRTASESSIPIEGIMSTPVMTVSPDDSTGDAAALMVKYDVSRLPVIDDEKIVGIIDRHDILKALG; from the coding sequence ATGAAAACTGCATCAGATTTCCTGGTTGACATTCCCCTCCTCCAAAATGAGGACCTGGTCACCAAGGCCAGGAAGATCATGCGGGAAGATATCTACCGTGAACTGTATGTCCACGATGGCCAACGGAAGCTGCTCGGGTATATAGATATAACTGATGTGCTCCGGGTGACCGCAACCAAGTCAAACGTAACCATCAAGGGATACGTAAAGGAAATCACCCCCGTATCCCCTGGTGATCATGTGGATAGCGTGCTGGTTGCCATCCGGAACAGCGCTACTGACAGCGTGCCTGTGGTGGACGGGCAGAACATTATCCTTGGTGGCGTTCTTCTTTCCGAGCTCTTTCCGGTCGCCATCACCACCCATAAACTACAGGGATCGGTCAAGGACTGCATGTCACGCAACGTTATTACCTGCAGCACCGATGATACTGCACAGAGAATCCATAACCTTATCACCGAAAGTGGTTTTACTGCATTTCCGGTTGTCAAGAGACGGAGGCTTGTTGGGATGATTTCACGCCGTGATCTACTGAAAGACGGGCGGTGGCGCACCGCATCCGAGAGCAGCATCCCGATCGAAGGGATCATGTCCACCCCGGTCATGACGGTGTCTCCGGATGATTCGACAGGTGATGCTGCTGCCCTGATGGTGAAGTATGACGTCAGCAGGCTCCCGGTCATCGATGATGAAAAGATCGTCGGCATTATTGATCGGCACGACATTCTGAAAGCTCTTGGGTGA
- a CDS encoding 30S ribosomal protein S13 → MAQEEEIRYFVRVSNTDLDGTKPVHIALTGISGVGMHTAQVIATLAKVDEKELMGRITDEEADRIREVVGSYTSRVPSWMMNRPKDVYTGEPRHLFGSDVSLSREEDVNIMRKIRCYKGIRHETGQKVRGQRTKSTGRTGLTVGVKRKKE, encoded by the coding sequence ATGGCTCAGGAAGAAGAGATCAGGTATTTCGTCAGGGTCAGCAATACAGACCTTGACGGGACAAAGCCGGTCCACATTGCGCTGACCGGGATTTCCGGAGTGGGAATGCATACGGCTCAGGTTATTGCGACGCTGGCGAAGGTTGACGAGAAGGAACTGATGGGGCGCATCACTGATGAGGAAGCAGACCGCATCCGCGAAGTTGTAGGTTCCTACACATCACGGGTTCCCTCTTGGATGATGAACAGGCCGAAGGATGTCTATACCGGCGAACCGCGACACCTCTTCGGCAGCGATGTCTCTCTTTCGCGTGAAGAGGATGTCAACATCATGAGAAAGATACGCTGTTACAAGGGTATCAGGCACGAGACCGGTCAGAAAGTACGAGGCCAGCGGACCAAATCCACTGGGAGGACCGGGCTTACGGTAGGTGTAAAGCGGAAGAAGGAATAA
- a CDS encoding CBS domain-containing protein: MSDELFIRDVMSRPITISKSAVITEALDKMLGEGVDPLIVIHNNTVVGTVSRKSVAEKLGTRRNSAISPNSIHVASTVEEDFTTVYPDQDIEILIPLLQVYKLVGVYDDDHRLVGKVTAHDLLRRYRPAVPLVEVVEKACTIATEERVVHLRRRMLDDNILRFIVTDRDQVVGIVTETDVAVAMRNFREVVDDKHQDHRIRNLLVKDIMSTPVMSMDSGSNLDDVIDMMIAKNISTLPITTGTRLTGIVTRESLIRAL, translated from the coding sequence ATGAGCGACGAACTTTTTATCAGGGATGTCATGTCCCGCCCGATCACCATATCGAAATCGGCAGTCATTACGGAGGCCCTCGACAAAATGCTCGGGGAAGGTGTTGACCCCCTCATCGTGATTCATAACAATACCGTTGTGGGAACTGTCTCCCGGAAGAGCGTTGCCGAGAAGCTGGGTACCAGACGTAACTCGGCAATCTCCCCAAACTCTATCCATGTCGCAAGCACTGTTGAAGAAGATTTTACGACCGTTTACCCGGACCAGGATATCGAAATCCTGATCCCCCTCCTCCAAGTCTACAAGCTGGTGGGGGTCTATGACGACGACCACCGCCTTGTCGGGAAGGTGACGGCCCATGATCTGCTCAGGCGCTACCGGCCAGCGGTGCCCCTGGTCGAGGTCGTAGAAAAAGCCTGCACCATCGCTACTGAAGAACGCGTCGTGCATCTCCGGAGGCGAATGCTCGATGACAATATCCTCCGCTTTATCGTCACCGACCGTGATCAGGTGGTCGGGATCGTCACCGAGACCGATGTCGCAGTGGCGATGCGGAACTTCCGGGAGGTTGTTGACGACAAGCATCAGGACCACCGAATCCGGAACCTGCTCGTCAAGGATATAATGAGCACCCCGGTTATGTCCATGGATTCAGGATCGAATCTCGACGATGTCATCGACATGATGATTGCAAAAAATATCAGCACGCTGCCCATCACCACCGGCACCAGGCTTACCGGGATCGTTACCCGGGAATCCCTTATCAGGGCCCTTTAA
- a CDS encoding CBS domain-containing protein: MHSNDKNFKQADKLLKMPGKLDRGPVEFKSHIVSREGDIMALATREVISVPPTSTIMAAVEKMTSCGFRRLPVVDPGSGKLRGIITSGDIINFMGGGDKFNLVQVRHGGNLLAAINEPVRTLMTQQLTFLPDTADIEDAIEIIVSKKVGGMPITDNDGVLVGMVTERDVMKVLATEKVNLSVNDIMTTALRVTDPDCPIGKVTRDMTTYRFRRLPVVSGDVLYGIVTTSDIMKYLGTRKVFDQLVTGDVAEVMGLPVRNLVSSNLVTTSPEKGVNEAAREMLDRNVGGLPVIERARLVGLVTEFDMVKALAKR; the protein is encoded by the coding sequence ATGCACAGCAATGATAAAAATTTCAAGCAGGCGGATAAACTCCTGAAGATGCCGGGGAAGCTCGATCGCGGACCGGTCGAGTTCAAGTCCCATATCGTCTCCCGTGAAGGGGACATCATGGCACTGGCAACCCGCGAGGTGATTTCGGTTCCCCCCACCAGCACCATCATGGCTGCTGTTGAAAAGATGACATCGTGCGGGTTCAGGAGATTGCCGGTTGTGGATCCCGGCAGCGGAAAACTGCGGGGAATCATAACCTCCGGGGATATCATCAATTTCATGGGTGGCGGAGACAAGTTCAACCTCGTACAGGTAAGGCATGGAGGTAACCTCCTTGCCGCAATCAATGAGCCAGTCAGGACCCTTATGACCCAGCAGCTGACTTTTCTCCCAGATACTGCCGATATAGAAGATGCCATTGAGATCATCGTGAGCAAGAAGGTTGGAGGAATGCCAATAACCGACAACGATGGAGTACTGGTAGGAATGGTCACCGAGCGGGATGTCATGAAGGTTCTCGCAACCGAGAAAGTAAACCTCTCGGTCAATGACATCATGACCACCGCGCTCCGGGTTACTGATCCGGACTGTCCGATTGGGAAGGTTACCCGGGACATGACCACCTACCGGTTCCGGAGACTCCCGGTTGTCAGCGGCGACGTCCTCTATGGAATCGTCACCACGAGCGACATTATGAAATACCTTGGAACCAGAAAGGTCTTCGACCAGCTGGTCACCGGTGATGTGGCAGAAGTGATGGGCCTCCCGGTGAGAAACCTGGTCTCCTCAAATCTCGTGACGACTTCACCTGAAAAGGGTGTCAATGAAGCTGCCCGGGAAATGCTTGATCGCAACGTTGGCGGCCTCCCGGTAATCGAACGGGCGCGGTTGGTCGGTCTGGTCACCGAGTTTGACATGGTAAAAGCACTTGCCAAGAGGTGA
- a CDS encoding CBS domain-containing protein encodes MKAADVMTAPVYVVRPAENVARARNLMLKHRISRLPVIENGKLVGIITKKDIGYRLRQTEPIWRRRPIDTIPISILMTPDPVTVSPDTSIRAIAFRMINDDISGVPVVENGDVVGIVTKSDLMRSSLLGKITTRVGDVMEDVITISRYHSLTHIIDLMRERNDTVVVINNDGTLAGIITQSNLAFFLYVNEKMELPVKDITMLRKEAHGGRKSLRYVIETAAIAEDFMSRPVITIAPDAPVSDAVALMRGEHINSLVVVQDNDIKGIIKRDDLIREVAK; translated from the coding sequence ATGAAAGCGGCAGATGTGATGACTGCTCCGGTCTATGTGGTCAGGCCTGCGGAGAATGTTGCCCGCGCCCGGAACCTGATGCTGAAGCACCGTATATCGCGGTTGCCGGTCATCGAGAACGGAAAGCTCGTCGGCATTATCACCAAGAAAGATATTGGCTACCGGCTGCGCCAGACTGAACCGATCTGGAGGCGCCGGCCGATTGATACCATTCCTATCTCGATTCTCATGACCCCGGATCCGGTAACAGTCAGCCCTGATACCAGCATCAGGGCAATCGCATTCCGGATGATCAATGATGACATCAGCGGGGTCCCGGTGGTGGAGAACGGCGACGTTGTCGGGATTGTCACCAAGTCGGACCTCATGCGGTCCTCCCTCCTCGGGAAGATCACAACACGGGTAGGAGATGTGATGGAGGATGTGATTACCATCTCCCGATACCACTCGCTGACCCACATCATCGACCTGATGCGGGAGCGAAACGATACCGTGGTTGTTATCAACAACGATGGAACCCTTGCCGGAATCATAACTCAAAGCAACCTTGCATTCTTCCTCTACGTCAACGAGAAAATGGAGCTGCCGGTCAAGGACATAACCATGCTCCGCAAGGAAGCCCATGGCGGGAGGAAATCGCTGCGCTATGTGATAGAAACCGCGGCGATTGCCGAAGATTTTATGTCCCGGCCGGTAATCACCATCGCACCGGATGCCCCGGTGAGCGATGCGGTCGCGCTCATGCGGGGAGAGCACATAAACAGCCTGGTCGTCGTGCAGGATAACGATATCAAGGGAATCATTAAAAGAGATGATCTCATCAGGGAAGTGGCAAAATGA
- a CDS encoding deoxyhypusine synthase yields MVPTDPVVPQENVADLLDAMSRTGFQGRRLGESFKIWQAMIGDPDCTILLGLSGAMIPAGMQRCLMTLAERHYIDAIVSTGANIFHDLCEHFGIHHYQGHHHVDDGELFRQGIDRIYDIFAFEEEFRGIDARIASFAREIAPFSGSSTEFVRKLGEFAAREQPEGKSLIATCFREEIPVFVPALADSSIGIGLVMARRDGVAVDVDQLADADQITRFVEGAATTGVIFIGGGVPKNFIQQTQVIASIHEAGLHGHAYAIQFTTDAPHWGGLSGCTFEEAISWGKETLDCPRVQVFCDATIALPLVTSALFARDVKRKRK; encoded by the coding sequence ATGGTACCGACCGATCCGGTTGTTCCACAGGAGAACGTTGCCGATCTCCTCGACGCGATGAGCAGGACAGGGTTTCAGGGGCGGAGGCTCGGGGAATCGTTCAAGATCTGGCAGGCGATGATCGGCGATCCCGATTGCACGATCCTGCTGGGTCTTTCCGGTGCGATGATACCTGCTGGGATGCAGCGTTGCCTCATGACCCTGGCAGAGCGGCATTACATTGATGCAATTGTATCAACCGGAGCAAACATATTTCACGACCTCTGCGAACACTTCGGGATTCATCACTACCAGGGTCACCACCACGTGGATGACGGGGAGCTCTTCCGGCAGGGTATCGACCGGATCTACGACATCTTCGCTTTTGAGGAGGAATTCAGGGGGATCGACGCACGGATTGCTTCGTTTGCCCGGGAGATAGCCCCTTTCTCCGGGTCATCGACAGAATTCGTGAGGAAGCTGGGGGAGTTTGCCGCCAGGGAACAGCCGGAAGGAAAATCGCTGATCGCCACTTGCTTCAGGGAGGAGATCCCCGTGTTCGTCCCAGCACTTGCCGACTCTTCTATCGGTATCGGGCTCGTCATGGCCCGGAGGGATGGTGTGGCTGTGGATGTGGATCAGCTGGCCGATGCCGACCAGATAACCCGATTCGTGGAAGGCGCGGCTACTACAGGTGTCATCTTCATCGGAGGTGGCGTGCCCAAGAATTTTATCCAGCAGACCCAGGTCATCGCCTCCATCCACGAAGCCGGCCTGCACGGTCATGCATATGCCATCCAGTTCACCACTGATGCTCCCCACTGGGGAGGGCTCTCAGGTTGCACCTTCGAGGAAGCCATCTCCTGGGGGAAAGAGACGCTCGACTGCCCCAGAGTCCAGGTCTTCTGCGATGCCACCATCGCCCTCCCCCTGGTTACCTCGGCCCTGTTTGCCCGTGACGTGAAGAGGAAGAGAAAATGA